AATCTGTCTGAACTTTGATTCAGGCACGGCAAGCTCTGTAAGCGTACTCTTGATCCAGTGGCTTGACACGAGAATGAGCTCGGACTGTGCCGCACTTCGCTCTTCCAATGAGAGAAAATAACGTCCACGCTTGGATTGCAAATATGAAGGGAGAGTAAGCTGTGGGTTGGAATTTTGAGCATCGTAAAATGCTTCGCGTGCAAGAGCGCCATGATAGCTTGTAACCAGTGGGATATTGCGGTTCAAGATGCGTTTTATGGCTACGGCAGCTACCGGATCTTGCGCATGAATAACGTCATAGTGGTCCACTCCCAGATAAGCGGCTGCCATCTCGAAGGCATATCTATTCAGTTCATAATAAGCGAGAAGAGGATCGGCAGTGAATTGTGGCAGATCAGTCGGATTGAGTTTGGCTTGCAGCATGGGCCACACCTTATCCTTGGAGAAAGCGCGGTTCAGATTACGAACATATACTTCGTTATTGGCACCATTTGTGCCCATGATATCAACCTCTACACCAAGTGCGATTAATCTGTCGGCCAGTTGTTTAACATATGTCCATATGCCTCCCATATGTGTAAGCTCCCAATACGTAACGAGCAGAACTTTCATAGCGACCTCCTTGTCACGGCCTGCACCGGCCGAGCTTCTATCCTTTTATTCTATGAAAAAAGAGGACCGGAAGGTCGGGCATTTCCGTGTAATTGGTCGAAAATGGGTGAATGCAAATGGCAATGGACGAGAGGAAGCATATCCTATGTACAGGAAGGTTCATGTGCTCCGAAGGAGGGATCCACAGTGGCGGTATATTTACTTGAGATTCATGAGAATCTGTTACAGACATTTGTTCCCGTCAAGTACATGGATGTGGAGTTGGCCTATGTGGGCGGCGAGGAAGGGACGGATGTATTTGTTGGTGGAGCCAGTATTCACGGAGAATTGTACCGACACCTTTTTCACCTAACGTCAAATTCGGGGGGAGTGGGCGGTAATCAGGTCATTCATAATCTGGATGTAACATCCGAGCCTTATGAACTGAGGGTCATCAGCAACAGTTCTTCACCGAATCATCTGGTTATTCGAATATATTGCAGAAGTATTGACGGTCAGACACTGGGCATACTATCAGAATATCAGATGATGAAGCTTGCAGATTGATATGGTTATAATTAAATAGTCATGATTACCAACGTGTGGAGCAGGGAAGGTGCCTGTTCCATTTTTTTGTGGTGCATCCATAGTAGAATTGTCTGAAAAAATAGCTTGACAGCAAAGGTATTTTCATTAGAATTAGATCAGTATTAAACGAAAGTTTAAAACGACGATTTAAAACGATAGTTTGAAATTAGTCGTCAATATAGGCTGAGTGAGACGCATGGATAAACCTGCGATCTAATGGCTGGAAAAGAGTGTGGAGAACGTGAAAGAACAAACAGCAGTATCCCAGGAGCCCGCAGAGTTTTCAATCAAAACGATTATACTGCCACTCCTGGCTATTATCGTCGGTATGATCATGGTTATACTGGACAGCACGGTGGTGAATGTAGCCATTCCGAATCTCGTTCAATATTTCGAGACGGATCTTAAGACCATCCAATGGACGGTTACGGGTTACACCTTGGCTTTGTCTGCAGTTATTCCACTGGCAGGCTGGTTAACGGACCGTTTTGGTGCCAAAAGAGTGTTCCTGTTCACCATTGCCATGTTTACCTTGGGTTCTGTATTATGCTCGATTGCCCAATCACCTGAGCAATTGATCATTTACCGTATCATTCAAGGCCTTGGTGGAGGCATGGTTGCTCCTATTGGTATGGCAATGGTCTTTCGTCTGGCTCCTCCTGAGCGAAGAGGTTCCATCATGGGGATGCTGGGAATTCCGATGCTGCTTGCCCCTGCATTGGGTCCAGTCTTGTCCGGGTGGTTTATTGAATCACTGAGCTGGCACTGGATCTTCCTGATTAACTTGCCCATTGGTATTGCAGCTTTCATTCTATGTATCAAGTTTTTGCCGGATACAGATCGTGGACGCACACCTGCACTGGATCTGCTCGGCATGATTCTGGCGCCAATTGCGTTCTCGATGCTCGCTTACGGTGTGAGTGAGGGTGGAACGAGCTGGACGTCTGCAACAACTTTGACGGGTGTCATTGTGGGTGGTGTAGCGCTCATTTTGTTCATTATTGTGGAGCTTCGTCATCAAAATCCATTGCTCGAACTCCGGGTATTCAAATCATCTGATTTCTCACGGGGAATTATTCTCGCATGGGTGTCTCAAGTGGCGCTGTTCGGTGCGATGATCCTGATCCCGCTTTATTTGCAGCAGATCAAAGGATACACTGCACTGGAAACAGGATTGATTCTACTGCCACAGGCGTTGGCTTCCGGAGTGGGTATGCCGCTTGGTGGTCGATTGTTTGATAAAATCGGTGCTAGACCTTTGGCCTTCGTGGGTCTGGGTATTATATCGGGAGCATTGTTTATTCTGTCCTCCATTACGGCAGAGACAGGTCTTGGCCTGATTATAACGGCTCTGGTCATGATGGGTCTGGGTATGGGCTTGTCCATGATGCCACTCAATACGCATGTATTAAATGCTGCACCGCGCAAGTTGGTTGGACGGGTTACACCGCTCACGGCCGCTGCACAGCAAGTGGTTGTGTCCTTTGCGGTTGCAGGGCTTACAGGCTTCCTTACTTCAAGAATCGCAGACAATACAACGAGTACAGAGCCGACCGCTATCGTTCATGGTTTGGTGGCTGGTTTCAATGATACGTTCTTCCTGGCCGCTTGTATTGCATTGTTCGGATGTTTGCTCAGTCTGATTCTGCGCAAACCTAAGCCGATGCCGAAAGAAGAACTTCAAAATGGCGACAAGCCTGATCCCGCGATGATGATGGGACACTAAGATTTCTTAAAA
The nucleotide sequence above comes from Paenibacillus sp. W2I17. Encoded proteins:
- a CDS encoding DHA2 family efflux MFS transporter permease subunit encodes the protein MKEQTAVSQEPAEFSIKTIILPLLAIIVGMIMVILDSTVVNVAIPNLVQYFETDLKTIQWTVTGYTLALSAVIPLAGWLTDRFGAKRVFLFTIAMFTLGSVLCSIAQSPEQLIIYRIIQGLGGGMVAPIGMAMVFRLAPPERRGSIMGMLGIPMLLAPALGPVLSGWFIESLSWHWIFLINLPIGIAAFILCIKFLPDTDRGRTPALDLLGMILAPIAFSMLAYGVSEGGTSWTSATTLTGVIVGGVALILFIIVELRHQNPLLELRVFKSSDFSRGIILAWVSQVALFGAMILIPLYLQQIKGYTALETGLILLPQALASGVGMPLGGRLFDKIGARPLAFVGLGIISGALFILSSITAETGLGLIITALVMMGLGMGLSMMPLNTHVLNAAPRKLVGRVTPLTAAAQQVVVSFAVAGLTGFLTSRIADNTTSTEPTAIVHGLVAGFNDTFFLAACIALFGCLLSLILRKPKPMPKEELQNGDKPDPAMMMGH